The genomic stretch AAATTTCAACATGATTAAGTGACTGCCCCTTGCCTCTATTTATCGTCATGGCGTAGCATGACCTCAATGGATATTGTCTCCGCTTAAACACGAAATATATTTTTGTATCTGAGAACCCATCATTATCCCCGTGTACATCTATGAAGATATGAGTCATTAAAGTTGCATGTCTATTATATTGATGTATCTTTATATCTTAGAGAATAACTAACTACTCCAATAACTAAATACTCCATCTGTCTCAATAAAATGTTTACATATGCTCTATATACTCTCTTCGTCCcggtcaatagttatctatttccatttttgggtgtatcATTGAATAGTTATCTATTTTCATTTTTTGGCAACCTTTTGTGGCTCATGTGCATGGGGTCCAAATTCACTCATATTTATTTCtttaatctttgtgccaaaagtAATAGATAGCTATTGATCGGGACGGAGGAAATATATACATAAAGACCAAGGTACAAAGAGAGggaaattgattttattttacatttttaaaagaTAAAGTAGAGAGTATAAAACATACCCAAACAGAAACGTAAACTATTGACTGAAACACTCAAAAAGGGATAGTGTAAACTATTGACCAGGGAGGGAGTAAATGTTTAATTTTTTAGAGTTTAGGATAGATAGTAGGTATTACTTGTAAATCCGATTAGAtctatattagttttattaaaaAATTTGATTATAGGATTAGTTAACTGACAATATGATTTATATTAACTTCATTGTGTATGCACTTTATTgtgaaattttcaagagcaaattTCGTCTTGCCGATCCAACTCAAATACCTAGTCAAAGTCGCGCATAATGAAAGTAAAAAATGACTCATTTAAAAGCAAGGATGTCATATGGAGAAGGGGCATGAACAATGGTGGAAACCATAATTGCCTCAAGAGTTATGAAGATGTAAATATTAGCTTTATGTATGTCTTAACGCCCATAGTTTGACATGATGTACAATTTAATACTGGCCTAATAAatcgtcatttacattcactccAACCAAAACAAATGCACTGATATAAACTGAACACTTTTAATAGAGTTTGCTTTCTAATAAAAGTGATTTTCTTATTGTAGTGCTAACTATTCTTACATTTACGATAAATGTTTGAACATTTATTATGAACCAGTCTTAACATAAAACAACGTAGAGTAGTCAAATAAACGTTTTAGAAACTCAAAATTTAAAGatgttttcaatattgttaatCATACAAATCCTCTCCATATATTATTTTCTCCTACAAAAGAAATCCACTGAAAAAGCACTATGCCAATATCACAAAATACTCGTGGAATATAAAGTACTAAACTGCCGCCTATAACACTTTAGTTCATTTTCAACTTAACATAGAAAAAGAAGTTAAAGTTACCATTACTTATAACTTTATACTCACTAAACTCTATATATATACGTGcgatttaataaatttaatctacttatataaggataaaattaaatgaaatttattttctacttatattaggataaaattaaataaaatttgctTTGTTCTTAAGAAATTTACTTTTATaaggataatttttttttttaatctacttttattaggatacatTGAATGACATTTTAGTTCATTCAACTTAAGATAAAATGATAAGTTGTTACTCACAATTACATATAAATTTATAATCACTAAAATCTACATATATGTGTGTGATTTAATAAAttcaatctacttatattaggatatataaaattaaataaaatttgttcTTTTTAAGAAATCTagtcttatttggataattttataaatttaatacttttttttagaaatctactcttattagaataatttattaaatttttctttaaattataggatttctaaaaaaattggactctctaagatcgctcgaaaagtttctgctttatatatatgtactagttggaaagcccgtgcgatgcacggagcTCCTATTAGGATTATCTAtaaaaatatattcttaagttAACAAAAAAGTCCAACTATTTTGAatcattgatgaaaaaaaaaattcatggtTGGTAGTTGATTGATGAATTATTAGTGTTTTTACCGTAAAAATTTGACATTCAATAGTACTTATAACATCaagtagacctgtcaaaactcgacccgacccaaaaacccgacccgcccgacccgtttttAGGGTTACAGACCCGGTATTTTCGACTCGCGACCcatttgacccgaacccgaaatgacccgttattttagggtcgagacccgacccgaacgggtcgacccgttgggtcaaaggtaaatcaagaattttattaaaatattaatatttatatattatatttgaaaaaatagttaaaaaaatatttttattattatttaaaattacaaaaacaactaaaaagttaattttatataacttttataatatttagtaataaaataattattaaaaaaactttattttaataattatgtcaatataattaatgtaaacgttgaatatgattaaaatattaattttaaatatgttttacatttttaaaaaaatcatttaaaaaagacgttagaaattatttcttgacctgTATTccgaccctaacccgacccgttacccgtataacccgacccgtatctgacccgacccgtatgacccgcCCCGGGACCCGACCCCCCCGACCCGTTTGACGGGTCTAACATCAAGTAATTTAGTTATAATATGTACTTTGCTTTTTCATTTTCGCAAGCACAACTGtttttaatttaataaaaaaCGCTCTCTCGGTAAACATGGTGCAGCTAACCAAAATGAATCCTCAATAACGGAAACAGACCTTTATGAGTCTTGTAAATTATTTTAACCTacaacaactacgtaaaactgaatgatgttacgtaaaacaacaattatcataattatatatagtgtgttaaaagaaaattttagatctcttaaacataattttaccttcATTATatatttacaattaagagtatttgctccttATAAACTTCTCGCAACATCAAATCCAAGCTGAATTCCAATGAAATTATTAGTctctaaacaacaataaaaaatatcAGTGATTCTATTGCATAGAATGCACGGGGCAACATCAtttattagttttatgacatcGTTTAAAATCgttgatttgaaaaaaaatatcaaaaagaaattaatttgatagTATGAAGGTCAAGAGATCATGAAattaaaaatctcatatttaggctctgtttcgaaaaaaaaaagcttaaatttattttaccaaaatttcatttatctttTTTTGTTGTAAGTTTTTGgtggataaattatttaccaaaataatcaAAGCATATGAGAAATAAActacctgttttttttctttaatacttcaatttataatattaaatatggaGTACTTACTATGTCCTGccatattataaaaaaaaaaaaaagctatctTTCGGTTAGTTTAAAACACAGTTTTTATTTAATCGGTTAACTGATAGGTTTCGAATTTTCAGTTAACTTTTAATCTCGTTTTTTAGGTTTCAGTTAATTTTTATAATGAAATCTGagatatagtatatgaataatgtgtatgacattaatataccatataattagttacTATTTCATTAGTGTATTTTGAGTATGTAGCACCTACTATTTCGTAATGGTTAGATTACTTGGATATATGCTGGTGGTATATATGAAATTTTGTAGTAGATGAAATTAGGTGATAGTACTAATGCGTGAGTCTAGAACcgatcatcaattcatcatatgAATAACACTATGAGTTGTTCCATTGTTACACAAAagctttgagttgtttaaacATCCAAATTCTACTTCAGTTTTTCTCGGTTTTATTCCTCCATCTAATTATCTCCACATCCTTATACAAAGTAAATTAGTTAAAcaaaaatagtactccctccaaatttttaATGTTCTtcccattttattaaaatactaattACATATAATAGAGATATAGGAAGAACATATATGAAGGGAGTAACATATATAGATTAGTGAAATGTTTTATGTATTGATAACTTAAATGTATATAGAGGCATTTATGTTTATGATTTCTATACACACATTCAAATGATTATTTAGTGATTACAATTTGATGAAATTGTAATTTATACTTCGTGTAACTACGTAAGATTACACTACATCATCTTAATATAACacttttgtttgggaatgaatgtgactagcttctagtgtctctccccacagacggcgccaattgttccgggtgtaattccagagcaagtattgttaccatccgtgcttgtagaatgatgtcttaaCTCgtatcctcctttcggtctcctgaaacagtgaacaaactgagggctcggctttggaccgagcgaactcactccgacgctcaagtcagtaaacttaagagaattaagttatgtgttacttggctaagtatatattgtagagagataagggagattttaccagatgaatagtgattattaggttaagttgtggattaTTTTCATCCcatcctcaatgagagttgaagagtatttatagactttcaccttttgtcacgtagtggccaagtggccaagtggctagcaggtggaaagactgatctaccctcggccgagggacccatggcaggccggcgggccctgttgactcgccgccgaggggtcttggatatgagtttgcggatgtgtgccccggctgctAGTTGCCCCGGCCGGCACCAAGAGACAAAGCCGGCGGGTGCGTCGGTTAAATTTGTCTcgagtcgttgacttgcttgtggatatctttgaccttgctcaatatgttgacttggtcagcgggtgcagaatatgccccatcaactttaataaaataaattcatcttttatccgccagcttcttgaattttgatgcGAGAATACAAATTAAAAATATATATGAGACCATAAGTGGGGGAAAATAAATACGATAACTTGAACTATTATGAATTTCTATtatgtattttataattttaatctacttatattaggataattttattaaaatatatttgatctacttatattaggataattttagtaaaatttgttttaaatactaagaaatctacttttattaggataattttatttatttaattttttttcgaaatctactcttgttaggatttctaaaaaattggactctctaatatcgctcgaaaagtttctgctttatatatatgtattgattgattgcTCTACAAACTTAACAATGGATTACAATTCTTCAATTCTCAACTAGTGAAGTAATTAATTTGTGTAGCAATTACTAAAAGTTGTTTATTAATTATTTTGAATCATAATTAGGGTTTATCTTCTAGTTTTCCATTTGGGTTACAAGAGGAAGGTATGGTGATTTGGTTGTTGGATGGTGGTAGTCGGAGCAGGGAGGGGGAGTCCAAGGAGGGAGCGATTATAGGAGGCGTCGATAATCCACAGGTGGTCGGTTGGTGGTGGCCCAGTGCGAAGGGAGGTTGCGGCAGAAAGCAGGAGGGGAGTGCATGAAGATGGGGAGTGCGGGGCAGAGGGAGGGTGGTCGAGGTCGGCCGGCGAGCGTGAGGTCTGCCGGAGTGAGGGATGTCGGTGATTGGACTGACCTTAGACGGGTGTCGGTGATTAAAGGTGGAGGGAGATTAGGGGAGGGATAAAAAAATTGGTTAAGGGAagaaaaaatgacaagggtaataTTGTAAAtagcgtatgtgaaaaagtaaattccgtatgtgaaaaagcaataCCGAAAAAAGAACATTGattcaattaaattgataatccaacaattattaagcttaatattaatcaaaatgaaagtgattaaatattaatttgatacGTTTGACTTAATAATGGAATAGTTAAACCAATGGTTGAAAGAAGGGTAAAAAGTTGAAGTACATCGATAACGTAACTTGACCCTACCCCAATCCCAACGCGAACTCGGCCTAACACATCATTTGACCTGAAATGATCCGACCTTACCGGAACCCCGCTCGACTTGAAAGGATAAGCTGAACCTGATATGACCCGAACCTGAGATGACTtggcccgacccaaacccgataTAAATCTAGCCCCATTgactcgattttttttttttttttttgataaggtaagaaaATTAGGTTGGTCCTTTAGAGTAGGACTAATCTATCTCATACTTTCGAATgagtgaggtaagttgaagccaccggctttcaaaccacctcgaaagagttggatatgaatgtccaatagaagccatgaagtcagcaaccttgttggcttcacgaaattaatgtttaattatcacttcatcgaacaaATGAATGTccaatttcacatccttgataatattaGAGAGGAATTTGTCAAGTACTATGaggtgagttaataacacataaattatcacctccacaattaactttgagattcctaactGTTTAGCGGCTAAAACACCTTCTTTTAAGgcgagagcttccgcaacaagaatactattagatccgcacttttttgctcctaacacaaggactttaccattatgatctcgtatacaatatcctaaagcagctttattgtCTTCTATTCTCGAACCGTCAAAATTTGGCTTTAGGAAATCGTTTCTAAGTTTCTCCCACCAGATTTCTTCCAGACTAGAATTGATTCTAGTTGACTTGTTTTTTTtaggattgttgagatccttatgtctagtctcattccagatcttaatgctattattacataaaataataattttgcTGATATTGAAATGAACATTGTTAAAGATAATGTCATTTATATAAAACCATGCATTCAACCGAATAAAGATAATTttaatgaaatcatcttttggaattaaatcttTGAGATAATTGAGTTTTATAAGAAAACTTTGATTTTTAatattatcataatttgacaaTAAATTGTTAAAGCTAATAATATTCATGTCTTGGATAACCGAaccaatcaagggacattcgtaaaagaaatgatatTTGTTTTCAATATGATGGTTGCATAAAACACAATTAGGTGGGATATAAATATGACTTTTAAGAAGTATGCTTTTCGTTGGGAAGCCAtcaacacaggctttccaaagGAAAAAATTGAACTgtggaggaatattcaatttctaAATCCAGTGAAATTCACATTTTTCAAGActttgatcgaacaaaccttgtaCTAACCATGTTGTTGTTTTGGTAGAAAAATTTCCATCTAAGGACAACCCCCAAAGGCGGGTATCCGGAATATCATTATGAGGTagtggaatgttagtaatctgattaacaatatAATTGTTTACTAAattggataatttacaaacatcccattgtttatcagaggttatgaaatctttaaccaaaagattaagatcacgtcactatcatcatcaaccatactgcTTGTAAGTAGTTGTGAAAAAACtcaattatcagaccaaaacttaatgttgctaccattacctacctgccatctcagCGCCCTTTTCTAAATAGAGTCCGAAGACTCCTAAGTTTATGTCATTGTCAAGAAGAGACTGAATAAGACTTATGATCAAAGAGAATaatttctcaagtattttttaACGTTATTGCTCTTTCAAGTACGATGTTTACTCTTTCACAAACTTTTTGTCATAATTTTTCCATGCTTTGCCCTTCTTCTAACCCAAAACACAACTTTTGCTCCTCCTCTTTGTCAAAATTAATCAGGTAAATCAAATCTAAACTATATTACAATAGTATGAATTTAATTCCATATTATCCAAGAAATGATTCAAACTCAATTAATCCTCCGATTAATGACGTCTCAGAAGATTCGGTAAACCTTAATTCATGCAATTTGGGGAATAATCAGACATTCAATGATGTAGTCATGTAGGTAGGGTTTATGGTTCATTGAATCTGGATCCGAATTCTTCCGCGGGTTCGAATTTGGGTTGTTCGAAGAGTATTAATTCCGGTGTTGATTCAGGTAATTCTTGTGGTCGTGATGTTGCTTCGTCGCATTTGttgattaataataatattaatgataGTGCGATTAATTCGGATTTAAGTCGGCAAATTACGGAGATTGAAGAGGCGAAAACTAGTAATTAGAGGTATGAGAATGACTATAGCAATGATAATAGTAGTAAATGTGTGTCGAAGTCGAAACGGAAGAAAGAAATTGAGAAAGATCATGTTGCCGAAACTAGGAGTAGTAAGGTGGGTGGCGGATATAAAGAGCGGGTCTGACCGACGGTGTGCGGAGGATGGAATGGTGGGACAGGGGAGGACGGTGGTTgttgggtggtggtgaatggtgATTGGTGGTGGTTAATTGGAGGGATGAAATTGAAAGAGTAATTGAGTAAattgtaattgttgttgaaaTAGAAGAGTATAATGGTCATTGATGTCCATGATTAAGTAAATCATGTTCATGAATGAACATAACCTTTTTTAATTACCACTTTAACCCATGTACTTTCCTTATCCATAAAAATTTCATTTGAAAAACTTTATTAGGTTTCAAGACAATTTAATTCCTAAACCACCAAACGACCCCACCGACTCGATTAACACCTCTAATTGTGAGTTGTGACCTTGGTAGTGAACATTGCGCGTGAAATGCACACCGAAATTGCTTACAATTTAGCAAGCAATCCATCCCTTCCCCGCTCTTACGAGATCTGGTTAATGCTGTTGCAAGGAGTTACACATTCATTCATTACACAACTTAAGCTTACCATTTTTTGTATACACCCCTCTGATCCATACTCAATTcatccaatttcattcaaacatTCAAATCCAATCACACAATTCAAATCAAATACCCATTTCCCAGATCTTCTCTGGGTATTCCATAATTTTATTGATTCAATTTTCTGGGTAACTAACTTATAGTACTATTAACTCAGATCTTTCACTAATCTTGTTCTTAgatatttaaccgttttcagcTTTTGGGCATCTCTTTTTTTGAGCTAATTTCGATGCTTAGTCAACAATTTGGTGGGTAAAAAAGGGGGGTAAATGATGTTTTGGagggaaagagaaagagagaataATAATAAGGAGCAAAATGGTGGACCTCTTTGTGGTCAAGTTCGTGTTCTTGTTGTTGGTGATTCAGGTTCTTCctttttttgttcttattttagGAATAATTAActtctttaattatgttgtttaattgtttgttATCTTTGTATAATGTTGCGTTGATTGGATGGTGGGTGGAATTTCGAACTCGGGTTTTTGTTAAGTTGCACTGGCCTTAGCTGTCGGTAAGGAATACTCCTGATCAACACGAAAAATATATTGTTGGTTGTGATTGAGTTTTGAGTTGTTCTAGGGTGTTTCAGTGAAGTTGTTATGGTTGGATTTGTTGGTGGCACATAAATGAGCAGTTTCGTTTAGACGATACTATGATAAAATGCTGTCTGGAGTAGATTTGGCTTGGTGTATCCAACAATGTCGATTTGGTTAAGTGTTTCTCTTGGATATGCTTACCCCCTTTGGtggatttgaaattttgaattgcGAAGGGGATTCATTACGGGGAGAGAATAACCTGTGTTACCGGCTTCAACCTAACCCAAGCGAATTGGCAGTCTGTTGGAGTGTATTGTATCTATCATCGTGCTTACGTTAAATCTACTTCTATATAATAGATACTCTATAGGAGAGTATCATGTATGAGATGTGGCGTATTTGTAACAAATTAGGTAACCTTGAGATTGCTCTATATAATGTTCATTTTATTAGTTCTACATGATTAACCTTAGTAGTAAATGACAGATGTTCCACGGTTTTAATAAGAGACTAACTGAAAAATGATACTATGACCCTTTCTGAAATATGGCATGCTGGATGTTGCAAGCTGATATTAACTTTCATGATTTCCACTGGTTAATATTGACCCTCATGCTTTTTATCAATGATCATTGTTTCTGCCGTATGTAACTTTAAGTGTTAAGCCTGTTCTATTGCCTCAGTAACTTGATGCATGTAGTAAACTAAGATACTTGAATATTGTGTGGTTACTGGTTAGTGATGTAAGCTTGTTCAAGTGTTCTCCATACTTTGATATCAAGGAACAAGGATTTCAGTGATATTGGTCGCTTATAAGATTAATAGTTATGTTTATTCTTTGATAGCTTGTGGGTTTCATGATTGTAAGCGTCATGCCTGAATGTCAAGTGTGAACTTGTATATGCAAGGGTCCTGACTTGTGAGTGTACCTCGATTTTTGCTAGATTGATGCCGAGTGCTCTCATGCAAGTTATAGTTCTCACTCGAGTTGAAACATTTTCTTTTGCTATAGGTGTTGGAAAAACTTCTCTAGTACAATTGATGATCAATGGCTCTTCCTTTGTTAGGCCTTCTCAGACAATTGGATGTTCAGTTGATGTGAAGGTACATTTCTTATACGTCCATCTTTGAGTATGAAACAATATTTTGGTAATCTTCTTCCTTTTCATTCCTTTCAGCACATTACATATGGAAGCCCCAGTAGTTCCTCCAATAGCCTTAAAGGTGATGGTGAAAGAGATTTTTTTGTTGAGCTGTGGGATGTATCAGGGCATGAACGTTACAAAGACTGTCGATCTCTTTTCTATAATCAAATAAATGGTCAGTTGCTCAATCCTGTGTTTAATAACCTTGTTATAACAGTTACCTTTAGCCAGGTCTTTCCACCCTTGCACCACTTTTTCTTCCTGATTCGGCAAGTCTGTAAATTTAACTTCCTAAAAATTTGTCTTGTGAAGGGCAAGGCCGTGTAAACCTATGTTTAGGACCACCATCTAGGCAAATTGCAAGTTGCTACGACGAGGCCTCATTCCCTAAAATTAATGGTCGGCTGACATGAACCATAGTATTTGGAACCATTATTGTTAGTGGTGCAAAGGGAGCTACAAATGATTCTGACAGGTTTTGAACTCGATATTGATCGCTAGACGCTAGTACCACCGACTTTAATAGCAAGTTAAGTTGACATTTTGCTTTGTTCGAACCATCATTGTGAACTTGTGAAGTACAACAAAGTGACAATATAAAAAGAATTTATTGTTTTAGATGAGCAGTATAGAAAGAGAAGTTATACGAGTGTAGACAAAGAAGAGTGATCGAGAGGGACATTCTGCTGATTGGATTGTACTTTGGCCATGGAAAAAATTGATTGGGATGTTTTGTTGCGAACTTGATTGAATGACCTATATCTTTGTATGCAGGTGTCATTTTTGTGTATGATATTTCACAGAGAAGAACAAAAACTAGCTTGCATAAATGGGCTGCAGAGGTGGCAGCAACTGGATCATTCTCTGCTCCAATGGCATCTGGAGGACCAGGCGGTCTTCCTGTGCCATACATTGTGATCAGTAATAAAGCAGACATTGCAGCTAAAGAAGGTCATCAAGGAAGCAGCGGTAATCTTGTGGATGTAGCTCGGCAATGGGTTGAAAAACAGGGGATTCTCTCTTCAAGTGAGGAGCTACCACTAACTGAGAGCTTTCCTGGTAATGGAGCATTGTTGGCTGTAAGATTCTAAGCTCTAGTCCACATACGTCAATATTGTTTTCAGAACTGCTATTCACTTGTGCCTTTGAGTCTACAACCATAGTATCTTAACAACTTGAGTGGGTAAAATTAAATTTGACCTACTTATTTATCAACGGGTTCCACAAGTCAGGCTTAATAGTGCGAATACCAGATAGGCCGTGTACAAATTGTAATCAACTCATGTTTGGGTGAGTGATTGACGGTCTTACCAAACGTGACTCGAACACAAACCGATATCAAAGTACGCCTCACTCATAATAAAGAACTTCGTCTTCATTAAGAGGGTGAAAGTTCACCTGTTTATGTAATTACGTCTGCTTCAGGTTGAGCGAGTGAGCTGTTTTAACGCGATTTAATCAAATGCTAACGACCTTGTCTGTTTGCAAGCTTAAGTTTACTCATATTTAAGAACCCTGGCATCATTGACTGGGTGAAAATGTGAACATGTAATTCCAGTTTTTTCTCTATACTTACTTTCAATGACGTTGCGGCTTCTCATGGCCACTATCTATAATCTGTACAGGCTGCCAAAGAAGCAAGATATGACAAAGAAGCGGTGACAAAGTTCTTTCGTCtggtgtgtgttttttttttatttctttcataCTCCGTATCATGTATACTGTTGCCCCCCTCCTTTCTCTTATCTGAACAGCACAGTTTGCTAACATGTCAACTGAATTCTTCAGTTGATCAGGAGAAGATATTTCTCACATGAATTACCACCATCAAACCCTTGGACGGTTTCGCCAGTTCAAAGATCCTTCCCATCATCCGATGAAATAACAAGTACTGAAGATCAATCTCGGAACCACGCAAGGTAAACTCACTTCATTGGCATTGTGTTACATTATCCCGCCATGGTAGACTGGCAAAATTGACCTGATCCATACCC from Silene latifolia isolate original U9 population chromosome 2, ASM4854445v1, whole genome shotgun sequence encodes the following:
- the LOC141643393 gene encoding small GTPase LIP1 isoform X1, translating into MMFWRERERENNNKEQNGGPLCGQVRVLVVGDSGVGKTSLVQLMINGSSFVRPSQTIGCSVDVKHITYGSPSSSSNSLKGDGERDFFVELWDVSGHERYKDCRSLFYNQINGVIFVYDISQRRTKTSLHKWAAEVAATGSFSAPMASGGPGGLPVPYIVISNKADIAAKEGHQGSSGNLVDVARQWVEKQGILSSSEELPLTESFPGNGALLAAAKEARYDKEAVTKFFRLLIRRRYFSHELPPSNPWTVSPVQRSFPSSDEITSTEDQSRNHASLSGDPYKYNVLPPLPAQHSLTPPPTLYPQRPILTPGVNNIPRYSLASATELSYTRPKRTDINV
- the LOC141643393 gene encoding small GTPase LIP1 isoform X2 yields the protein MINGSSFVRPSQTIGCSVDVKHITYGSPSSSSNSLKGDGERDFFVELWDVSGHERYKDCRSLFYNQINGVIFVYDISQRRTKTSLHKWAAEVAATGSFSAPMASGGPGGLPVPYIVISNKADIAAKEGHQGSSGNLVDVARQWVEKQGILSSSEELPLTESFPGNGALLAAAKEARYDKEAVTKFFRLLIRRRYFSHELPPSNPWTVSPVQRSFPSSDEITSTEDQSRNHASLSGDPYKYNVLPPLPAQHSLTPPPTLYPQRPILTPGVNNIPRYSLASATELSYTRPKRTDINV